One stretch of Castor canadensis chromosome 14, mCasCan1.hap1v2, whole genome shotgun sequence DNA includes these proteins:
- the LOC141410493 gene encoding uncharacterized protein: protein MMETFRNLAFIGNNQEGQNVEDEYNNARRNLRSQVIQRLCEHEESSQCGEIFSPDYIVKKKTCGVKSHKSHACEVLIGHPSINMPLIGVTGQKSYEYQEYGEKLHKYYKDPKKTFGCAQSFQKHQRTPSTHKHHEHKQYGSAPSHSSALQIQGRIHTGEKPCMCKQCGKVFKCLRSLRNHERSHPGKKRHQCKLCGQGFRKRSYIQIHARIHTGEKPYVCKQCGKAFRSSSSVQIHERIHTGEKPYVCKQCGIAFIRSSTLQIHEKTHTGDNPYVCTRCGKVFNSHSSFYRHERTHNGQKHPECKQCGKTFSCSSYIQIHARTHSGEKPFVCKQCGKALSGSSALRYHERIHTGEKPYICKQCGKAFSGSNSLLKHQRIHTGEKPYECKHCGKAFNGSSYVQIHERIHTGEKPYECKQCGKAFIYSGSLQLHERTHTGEKPYLCKLCGKAFSASSSFQKHKRTHTGERPYECKQCGKAFSSLSNIRRHEQTHSGQKPYVCKQCRKAYCDRSSLRKHEKTHSLKKTYVCK, encoded by the exons ATGATGGAAACCTTCAGAAATCTGGCTTTTATAG GAAACAACCAGGAAGGGCAGAACGTTGAAGATGAGTACAATAATGCCAGAAGAAATCTACG aagtCAAGTGATACAGAGACTCTGTGAACATGAGGAGAGTAGTCAATGTGGAGAAATCTTCTCTCCAGATTATATTGTGAAGAAGAAAACTTGTGGAGTAAAATCACATAAAAGCCATGCGTGTGAAGTCCTCATTGGTCATCCATCCATAAACATGCCTCTCATTGGTGTCActggacaaaaatcatatgagtACCAGGAATATGGAGAGAAGCTACATAAATATTATAAGGATCCTAAGAAAACCTTCGGTTGTGCACAATCCTTTCAGAAGCATCAACGGACTCCCAGTACACACAAACATCATGAACACAAGCAATATGGCAGTGCTCCCAGTCATTCCAGTGCTCTTCAAATACAGggaagaattcacactggagagaaaccctgcatgtgtaaacaatgtgggaaagtttTTAAGTGCCTCAGGTCTCTTCGGAATCATGAAAGGTCTCACCCTGGTAAGAAACGGCATCAATGCAAGCTGTGTGGTCAAGGCTTCAGAAAGCGCAGTTACATTCAAATACATgcaagaattcacactggagagaaaccttacgTGTGTAAGCAATGCGGGAAAGCCTTTAGATCTTCCAGTTCTGTTCAgatacatgaaagaattcacactggagagaaaccctatgtatgtaagcaatgtgggataGCCTTCATTCGTTCTAGTACtcttcaaatacatgaaaaaactcaCACTGGAGATAATCCCTATGTGTGTACACGATGTGGGAAAGTTTTCAATAGTCACAGTTCCTTTTACAGACATGAAAGGACTCACAATGGACAGAAACACCctgaatgtaagcaatgtggaaaaaccttcAGTTGTTCCAGTTACATTCAAatacatgcaagaactcacagcgGAGAGAAACCATTtgtatgtaagcagtgtgggaaagccctCAGTGGTTCTAGTGCCCTTCGGTACCATGAAaggattcacactggagagaaaccctatatatgtaagcaatgtgggaaagccttcagtggTTCCAATTCCCTTCTAAAACATCAAaggattcacactggagagaaaccctatgaatgtaagcactgtgggaaagccttcaatGGTTCCAGTTATGTTCAGATACATGAGcggattcacactggagagaaaccctatgaatgcaagcagtgtgggaaagccttcatttATTCTGGTTCCCTTCAGCTGCATGAAAGgactcacacaggagagaaaccctatctGTGTAAACTTTGTGGCAAAGCTTTCAGTGCTtctagttcctttcaaaagcacaaAAGAACTCATACCGGAGAGAGACCCTATgagtgtaagcaatgtgggaaagcctttagttCCTTGAGTAACATTCGACGACATGAACAAACTCACAGTGGACAGAAACCGTATGTGTGTAAACAATGTAGAAAAGCCTACTGTGATCGCAGTTCccttagaaaacatgaaaaaactcaCAGTCTGAAGAAAACGTACGTGTGTAAGTAA